Sequence from the Nasonia vitripennis strain AsymCx chromosome 5, Nvit_psr_1.1, whole genome shotgun sequence genome:
TCCACGGGACTGTGCAGTAGCATCTATTTggatgtttttattaattaattatttatttgttattttatttttcgctacATTGACAATCGTAATTTTATCGGCAAACGCCCTAcgtaagtaataaaaattcatacaaCGGAAAAACGAAACAAGATTTGGTTCTACGTTTGGTTGAGTAAATGCTCGAGTCGTAAATATTATCACAGATCACGTTTATTGAGGCATACTTAgcaacaaacattttttatcgttttgtGAAAATTcgtattctattattttttgcaaacTGTGCGGTTAAATTTGTTCATTATACGAAGCGTCAACATTAATATTCAAGgaatatgaatattttcaaaatgtgCACTATCCTGCTTTTCGCCACGTTGACGAGCATAATTTCACTCGCAAATGCTGATGTAAGTACAAAAGAAAACAAGAAATAATCGTACTCTATATCGATGCAATATTGAATCCCGTTCTATATCACAGTACAATACCTCGATATCATACAGCAACGCCTTGATACGAAACAAACGTGGTTTCGGAGGCACGAAATCGGTCTACGATCCTCATGGCATGTCTGGAATGAAAAGAACTCTAGCAGCGGCTATGTATTTAGTGATGTGCGCAAACAACTATGTGCTACAACAAATAAAAGAAGGTAAAAGTcgtcgacttttttttttataatacaagcATCTACTATCATATACACACTATAAAGACGATTTCACTTCTGATTCCAGACAAGTTCTGCTTAATAAACGTCAAGGTTTTGAAGATCGAGCACGCGCTGATAATTGACCCGAAGGACCACAGCTAGTTTCTCTATCCAGACGACAAGGGCAACATCTACTTCAAAGAGGGAGACCCTGTGTTCTTGTCTTTTGCTCAGGAAGAAAGCAACTACTTCAATCATCTGCCCAGACAATCCTCTTAAACGTTCACCTGCGTTGGCGGACTAACTTTCTCGAATGGCCAGAGACTTTTCGACTTCAACGAGCTCACTTGCAACAGTCATCCCAAACACAGCCTCAAGCTCGTGAAAGACGACAGTCATCATCAAAAATTCGAGGTCGGATTCTACACTCGCCCGGGTGACTTTCTGACGCTCTACGAGCTGAAGTACTGGAAAGACAGAAGGTTGGCGGAGTACGCCAAGTACACCGTGTCGAAGTCGCTCTTGGGTAGGCAGAGCACTAATGTCAAGGTACCCTTACCTCCGGGCGTCTGCTGCAAAGTCATACCAAGTATAATTCAAGCCTTAAACGAAGACGCCCAGATCGAGAGCTTCAAAGAATTACTTCCTTACCAAAGTTACGAACCGGAGAAAGGCTACTTTCGAAAAGACGGCTGTCGCATATTCGGTCGAGATCGTCTGGCCTCAAGAGACGCGAACGTCTACTCGGCAGCTGCTCTGGCGACGTATCACTTTACGAATATAATGCCACTGTTCAAGTGCATCATCAGTAACAATTGGCCCAAAATCGACGAGCACATTAACGAGATGGCCATTACGTTGAAAAAGGATCTGACGGTGTACGCCGGAGTACGCAACACAACATTGGTTCTACTTGACCTAATGAGTCAAACTTTTAAGGAGATATTCCTCAGCGTTTCGCCATGGACTTCTAAGGGCCATAAAAAGACTTTCCCTATCCCACTGTACTTCTTCAAGATGGTCGTGGATCGTTCGGAGCGAAAAGGAGTGGTTTACGTGTCAGTCAATGACATTTTTATGGACGACCGATCGGCGGCATCCTATCATATCTGAAAAAATCCTATCTTCAAGATGTCCGGCGTGAAGATGCCGAGAGGCTGACAACCCAAGAAATATTATGCGGGATATAGCTACATGTGCACTGTTAACGATTTTCAAACttctaataatttattcttCGAAGGCAGCATCAAGGACGAGCTCTTGTATATACCTGGGGGTGACGACGAACAAACCGAAATTGAATCATTCACACCCGCTGAAGAAAAGACAACAACCGAATCGCATACAACCGTTGAAGTAAAGACAACAACCGTATCACATACAACCACTGAAGAAATAACGACAACAACCGAAAAATATTGGATTATCAGGGATGAGCTCAGACTCAGAAATTACTACAATTCTCGGTGGCTTTAAACTGCTGTCTGTAATGTAACCCTTGTTTGGACTCACGATTGAATAAAGCGTTTGCAAAAATGCATCAAACCTTGAATCCAACACTGGCGGTCGACGAACAGTAGTACTCATCCGCGTCGACGTCGAGGGCGAGAGTCAGTCCGTAATTCGATCCGCTGCTGAAAGCTCGCCAGGGAATCGCGTTCGCCGATTCGTTTGTGAATGTGTACTCTGGGTTCCAGTCGAGGTGCGTATCAGAGGCGTAGGTGATGTCCAGGTTCTTCCACGTTCGGctgaatttttcgaatttgttAACAGATTTTACGAGAAAACCCTTGTAATCGGGAACTTACGGATGATAGAGTATCCTCTTGACAGCGTTGAAATTACAGCAGAGGCCCTCGTCGGTGAGAACAGGATTGAAGATGTCCGTACAGTTGGTCTCGTTGCCGTGCCACTCGCAGTAGTACAGCATCTGCGAGCAATTTTGCGAGACCTGCAAGCCACGATTCATCGTTTTTTCTTCTGTAGCCAATAACGATTAAAATAACATTCGTTCGATACCGACGTTGAGTAAAAATTGGTAGACGTTGTCCCACTCGCCGGCCTCGTCGCTAATTTCGCTCTGCACATTGCTCGTCGTCTTAAAGTCACATATGTCCTCCAGGAAAACTTTCTCTAAAGTGTTGTTCCTAAAAACCAAAAGCCCTGCGACTTCAACAAAAATTCAATAGTAATCTGTAGGCGCAGGAATGAAGGTATACCCGTTGACGACTTTTTTCGCGTATGACTTCCTGGCGTTGTTCATGTTGCAGACGGTGACGGCCGGGAAGGGAAAGTCCTGCAGCGACACCGACTCGGAGCTTCGCGATATTATGATCGGCGAAAGCATGAACTTGGCGTAGAGCAGCCAGATGAAGTAGGCCGCGCCGAATATCGCCAGCACGAATGAGAGGATCCAGAAGGCTCTGCAAATTATATCAAATTACGAATCAATATCTATAAACCACTCGAGTCTAGTCGTAACGCCTTACCTTTCGAAATTCGTGAGGGACGTGTCCCCGACGTACTTCAGACCGTGAATCGTGCAGTGGTCGCAGTAGTCCTTGAATGTGCCTCTGACGTCTGACTTCAGGTAGTTTTCTTCGAGGAATTTCCGTTTGTGCATCATCCTAATTAACCATCGTTAATCCTCAATTAAACGAATGTATAAGATCAAAAGATGATCGATTAATTAACAGCAATCATCTCACTCGTTGTTCATCGAAGGCGTCTGCTGATGCGACATCGTCACGCCGTTGTAACTGACGACGTTGAGGTTGGATAACGAATGCTTTATTGAGTTTCGTGTAACAGATCGAGAATTAGTGGTTGTACGCTGATGCTTATCTGGCAGTGATGTCCACTACCACGTGTGTAGAGCAACTGAGTTTCGTCATTTGCACGCGTTACAGTGTGATGTATTACCCGAGGCGATTACATCATTACGATTTTTAAAAGGCGATAAGGATAACGTCGGTTTGCGCGTTGTAACGtgttctaaaatttttttattctgtaaCGCGATTTGTACGAACCTTTGAATGTCGACTCTTCACAACACCGTCACTCGGAACCTCCATCTCTCCGTAGGAAAATCCAACGGTGACTCGTCTTCGAG
This genomic interval carries:
- the LOC107981125 gene encoding uncharacterized protein LOC107981125; the encoded protein is MNIFKMCTILLFATLTSIISLANADYNTSISYSNALIRNKRGFGGTKSVYDPHGMSGMKRTLAAAMYLVMCANNYVLQQIKEDKFCLINVKVLKIEHALIIDPKDHS